In Alteribacter lacisalsi, a genomic segment contains:
- a CDS encoding post-transcriptional regulator, whose translation MNRANFDSWKEELMPALESKAEEWQMFGYEKVTVEDVWQCATVKWQKDIKRGDLEEPFRIHRLLGDVMSLKSSEYMNFLTMEAYKAPDYFGRDQEEQVSLDEMDLDELTKR comes from the coding sequence ATGAATCGTGCAAATTTTGACAGCTGGAAAGAGGAACTGATGCCGGCACTCGAGAGTAAAGCAGAGGAATGGCAGATGTTCGGCTATGAAAAGGTGACGGTTGAAGATGTGTGGCAGTGCGCTACGGTAAAATGGCAAAAAGACATTAAACGTGGTGACCTGGAAGAGCCGTTCCGGATCCACAGGCTGCTTGGTGACGTGATGAGCCTTAAATCCTCGGAGTACATGAATTTTCTGACGATGGAAGCTTACAAAGCGCCGGATTACTTCGGCAGAGATCAAGAGGAGCAGGTCAGCCTTGATGAAATGGATCTGGACGAACTGACAAAACGCTGA
- a CDS encoding COG2426 family protein yields MKETLQEFFLENFSFLPPELLVVLVSAMPILELRGGIPMALILGLTWYEAMIYGMIGNLLPILPILILFRPISQFMMRFAIYKRFYDWLYKRTMNKSEKVEKYGALGLILFTAVPLPTTGAYSASLAAILFFIPTRLAFMAIGFGVLIAGVGVTLFTYGFFG; encoded by the coding sequence TTGAAGGAAACACTACAGGAATTTTTTCTAGAGAACTTTTCATTTTTACCCCCGGAACTCCTCGTCGTGCTCGTATCGGCGATGCCTATTCTTGAGCTGCGGGGCGGCATTCCTATGGCACTTATTCTGGGACTTACCTGGTATGAGGCAATGATTTACGGAATGATCGGAAATCTGCTGCCGATTCTGCCAATCTTAATTCTGTTCAGACCGATCAGTCAGTTTATGATGCGGTTTGCCATTTATAAACGTTTTTATGACTGGCTATATAAACGGACGATGAATAAGAGCGAAAAAGTAGAGAAATACGGGGCCCTCGGCCTTATTTTGTTTACGGCGGTACCATTGCCGACGACCGGGGCTTACTCGGCCTCACTCGCAGCGATCCTGTTCTTTATCCCGACCCGCCTTGCGTTTATGGCGATCGGCTTTGGCGTTCTTATTGCAGGAGTGGGCGTTACATTGTTTACTTACGGATTCTTCGGATAA
- the spoVB gene encoding stage V sporulation protein B — MTKQSFLKGAFILIIAGLITRILGFINKIVVARIMGAEGVGLYMMAVPTLLLVITLTQLGLPVAISKLVAEADASGDRARIKRILVVSISVTAVLSVIFTTVMILGAPLISRTLLTDARAFYPLVAIAPIVPIVALSSVLRGYFQGLQNMKPTAYSQVIEQVVRITLVAAFTTALLPYGIEYAAAGAMISVVIGEFASLMYMIYQFKRRKKFRIRRQFFEHVKEGRKTFNNLMAIALPTTGSRLIGSVSFFFEPIVVAQSLAIAGVATVAATTQYGELAGFVIPLLLLPTFITYSLSVSLVPAISEAASQKQYGIIHHRLGQALRLALVSGAGSAVLLYMFAEPIMTLMYGAPEVAVYVVIMAPFSIFLYFQGPLQAALQALDLAKAAMVNSLVGAVVKIAAIFVLASRPELGIMGAALAIVTGFILVTLLHFATLVKTISFTIDVKEFIKVVGAIVLAGAAAWYGLKYVAFSSVLVWDTIAQITLTLIVYTAALFALGLIKREEARRLPVIGKYF; from the coding sequence ATGACGAAACAATCGTTTCTAAAAGGTGCGTTCATTCTGATCATTGCCGGGCTCATTACCCGGATTCTGGGATTTATCAATAAGATCGTTGTAGCAAGGATTATGGGGGCTGAAGGTGTCGGTCTGTATATGATGGCGGTTCCGACACTGCTTTTGGTGATTACCCTTACCCAGCTCGGTCTTCCTGTGGCCATTTCAAAACTTGTTGCCGAGGCCGATGCATCAGGGGACCGGGCCAGAATCAAACGAATACTTGTTGTCTCCATAAGCGTGACTGCTGTTCTGAGCGTTATTTTTACCACTGTCATGATATTAGGTGCCCCACTTATTTCAAGAACACTTCTGACAGACGCCCGTGCCTTTTATCCGCTCGTTGCCATTGCCCCGATTGTGCCGATTGTGGCCCTGTCATCTGTGCTGAGAGGCTACTTCCAGGGCCTTCAGAACATGAAGCCCACGGCCTACTCACAGGTAATTGAGCAGGTTGTAAGAATTACACTCGTTGCGGCCTTTACGACAGCACTACTGCCCTACGGGATTGAGTACGCTGCAGCCGGTGCGATGATCAGTGTGGTCATCGGGGAATTTGCGTCGCTTATGTACATGATTTATCAGTTCAAGCGCCGAAAGAAGTTCAGAATCCGCCGGCAGTTTTTCGAGCATGTGAAGGAAGGGCGCAAAACCTTTAATAATTTGATGGCCATTGCCCTTCCAACGACCGGGAGCAGGCTGATCGGCAGTGTGAGCTTCTTTTTCGAGCCGATCGTGGTTGCACAGAGTCTTGCCATTGCAGGTGTAGCCACAGTTGCTGCCACAACTCAGTACGGGGAACTGGCCGGATTTGTGATTCCCCTTCTTCTCCTGCCGACGTTTATCACTTACTCTCTGAGTGTTTCTCTTGTGCCGGCAATCAGTGAAGCAGCTTCTCAAAAACAGTACGGCATCATTCACCATCGGCTCGGTCAGGCACTGCGTCTCGCCCTGGTATCCGGCGCAGGTTCGGCAGTTCTTCTATACATGTTCGCTGAACCGATCATGACACTCATGTACGGCGCGCCGGAAGTGGCCGTCTATGTTGTGATTATGGCTCCTTTCAGTATCTTTCTTTACTTTCAGGGACCGCTCCAGGCTGCCCTGCAGGCCCTTGATCTTGCAAAAGCAGCGATGGTTAACAGCCTTGTCGGCGCGGTTGTAAAAATAGCCGCCATTTTTGTTCTCGCCTCCAGACCTGAGCTTGGCATTATGGGAGCAGCCCTGGCCATTGTGACCGGTTTTATTCTCGTGACCCTTCTTCACTTTGCCACACTTGTGAAAACGATCAGTTTCACGATTGATGTCAAGGAGTTTATCAAAGTGGTCGGAGCGATCGTCCTTGCTGGTGCCGCGGCCTGGTACGGACTCAAATATGTGGCCTTTTCTTCTGTACTTGTCTGGGATACGATTGCACAGATTACACTCACACTGATCGTTTATACAGCCGCCCTCTTTGCTCTCGGACTCATCAAAAGAGAAGAGGCACGCCGCCTCCCGGTTATCGGAAAGTATTTTTAA